The bacterium BMS3Abin08 region TTTGTCATTCCCGCAATCCCGAACGCATTCGGGAGAGTCGGGAATCCTTCTTAAAGAACGATTCCGGACAAGCCGGAATGACGGAAAAAGGACTACAGCTCGACTTTATACACAGACACTAAATAGTTGCAGTGTATAAAGTCAGTCTCTCTATCTGTCATTCCGGCAGTCCTTAAGCCGGAATCCAGTCTTTTCAATAAGTTCCGGATGCCCCGAATGCGTTCGGGATTGCGGGAATGACAAATAACTACAATTGTTTTGCACCTATGCACCCTGTCTCACCGGTCTTAATCCTCAAACTCTCTCTCATCACCCGTTACGAGGATGCCGGCTGCATGCCCCGGGCTTTAGTCGGGAAGCTTCACTATCCTTTGTGCCTCCTTCTCAGCCTCCTTAAAGAGGCCGTCAAGTTTCATGCTCTCTGCATAAAGCCTGTTCAGGATTGCAGCCACCTCTGTATATCCTTGACTCTGTGCTTCCAAAGACCATTTTTTATAGTTTCCTGCATGCTCAACGCTGTGTTTTTGCCAGTGGGGAATCAGCTTTTTGAGTTTCTCTATCACATCCATTTGTCCTCCTCCTTCCATTCAGATCACCCTCTCCCACCAGTACATACCCACACAGGCGGTATCCTTCAGCCGGAGATGATCGTTCTCTGAAACAAGCTTCCCACTTAATTCAATGAGTTCTTCAGGAACAAGACGGCATCCCAAAACTGAACCGATGATACCCTTCTACAAGTTGCCTGCCTCAATCCTCAGCTCCTTCTGTTTGATTTTTGTTTGAAAAAAAATAAAACAGCCCTGCCCCACCCATGACCCTGCTGAAAAACAAAAAGGCCATGAAGAGATACCTTCTGGCACCTTGCCTTCATGGCCTTAAATTCCTTGAATTCCAAAAAAAAACCACGCAGGTTTTCAGAACCTTCGTGGCCATGCCGGACCTTCAGACCCGGCCTTTTAACAGGCTATCACATCACGAATCCGTTAGTCAAGTCTTTTGAGCGACCCTAAATTGCCGATCGAGATTCTATCAATCCATGAAAAGGGCAGATGGGTAATGGCTTTGAGCGGTTTCCAAGCAATCGGCTTCACCGGAAGGGTGAAGCCGATTGCTTGCCTCGGCGGCGGGCAGGAGGCCCGACGAGAATGAGCGAAAAGCCATTACCCATCTGCCCTCTATTTAGTGTCTGTGTATAAATTACGGTCGTTTGTCATTCCCGCAATCCCGAACGCATTCGGGACGGGAATCCTTCTTAAAGACAGATTCCGGACAAGCCGGAATGACGGAAAAACGACAATTGTTCGACTTTATACACAGACTCTATTTAATCCACGACTCAAACCGGTAGCTTCGGGAGTGAGTGTCGCTTATATTGCCCCTCATCACCGGCCCCTGGCATTAAATGAGGTTATACGATTCCAACACATCCTTCAATTTCTTCCTGTTGCCCTCAGCCATCTCACAGAGGGGAAGCCTGAATTCCTCCCGGATCTTCCCCATCATGGATAGTGCAGTTTTTACAGGGATCGGGTTTGTCTCGATAAACATTGCCGCATTTAGAGGTTCCACCATGTAGTGTATCTCCCGGGCCCTTTTGAAATCACCCTTGTTACAGGCGGCACAAAGCTCTGAAAGGGCCTTCGGCAAAACATTGGCAGAGACGGATATCACACCCCTGCCACCGAGCATCATAATGGGGTAGATAGTAAAATCATCTCCGGACAGTACCGTTATACGCTCACCACAGAGCCTTATTATATCGCTCACCTGCCTCATATTGGCGGATGCCTCCTTGATGGCTACGATATTCTCAATCTCGGCAAGTCGGGCCACGGTTGAAGGTGAAATGTTTATCGCCGTCCTCCCTGGAACGTTATAAAGTACAAGGGGGAGATCAACTGATTCAGCCACCGCCCTGTAGTGCCTGTAAACGCCTTCCTGTGTCGGCTTGTTATAGTAAGGGGCGACAAGGAGGGCACCATCGGCGCCGAGTTCCTTTGCCCTTCCTGTCAGGGTGATGGTCTCATCCGTGGAGTTAGCCCCTGTACCCGCTATGACGGGAAGCCTCTTGTTAACGGTCTTAATTGCAATCTCTATTACTCTGTAGTGCTCATCATATTCAAGTGTGGCCGATTCCCCCGTTGTCCCACAGGGGACAATGGCATCCGTGCCTTCAGCAATATGCCACTCAATCAGCTCCGAGAAAGCCTCCTCATCGATCTTGCCATCCTTAAAAGGGGTCACTATTGCAACCATTGATCCTTCAAACATTGTAACCTCCTGTTTCTGATTTTTGAGGGGCGGTTGACCATGTCGAAAATTGATGGACTCGTAAAAAGTCCACCGCACCGCTTAGGGCAGGCCCTCAATTTATTTTAAGACCTGCGATTTCAAAGTCTCGCATGCCGTTGTTTTTACAGGCTCCTCAGACTGTTGTCGCGTCAACTCTCGATTGTCATTCCGGCTTGTCCGGAATCTAAGAGGAGTATGATTCCCGACGTAGCGGGAATGACAATCCAAACACCCCGACATTACCAAGGTTGACGCGACACTATGGCAATCCCATCTCCCTGACTCTAACAGGATCCCCTTTGTATATCGGGAAACTGCAAATCTGATCCAGGCCCGCTATCACGGAAGCTATAACCAAGTCCTGCCCGGAAAACTCCATCCTTTTGCTCTGTCCACTTAACCCAGCCATAGGGGGGAGTACCCTCTCTTCCATCGTTTATCACGGTTATCACATACCCCTTCTGAGGCGGATGTTCAGTTTCTAAGCCAAACCCACCCGGGCACATGTCAACGATCCTTCCCTTTGTAACAAGTCTCGTTGCAGTCCCTCTCTCAAATTCAGTAACTGCAAACTGTATCTCAATACTGACCTTTTCTCTCTGAGTCCTTCGCCTTTCTTGCATCTCCACTAACTGTCCAACTCATAGGGGATAACGCCATCAAAAACGGCTATGGCAGGACCGGTCATATACACATGACCATCGGCGGCCCATTCAATAAGGAGATCCCCACCAAGGAGATGAACCCTTACATCCCTGTTTGTCAGTCCCTTCACTGATGTAATGACTGCAGAGGCGGAAGCACCCGTCCCGCAGGCCATGGTCTCACCTGCACCACGCTCCCACACCCTCATCCTTATCTCTCCATCATTGATTACCTCGACGAACTCGACGTTGGTCCTGTTGGGAAATAACTGGTGGTTTTCAAGCATGGGGCCGTAATAACTCACGGGGAATGTCTGCACATCATCCACCACTATAACACAGTGGGGATTCCCCATGGATACGCAGGATATCTTGAGGAGTTCACCCTCTATATCGAGTGGATAATCCAGCACCCTCTCTTCTTTCGCAATCTTACTATCCTCAAGCCCCTCCAGATAGAGGGGTATCCTGTCAGGATGAAATTCAGGGTTCCCCATATCAACCCTGACAAGACCGTCTCTCGCCCCCGGTTTGATAATACCGGCCATTGTCTGTATCTCAAGTACATTCCTGTCACTTAAGTTCCTGTCCCAGATGTACTTTGCTAAACACCTGATCCCGTTCCCGCACATCTCCACCTCGGAACCGTCGGCATTGAAGATCCTCATACGGAAGTCGGCCACATCCGAGGGAAAGAGCATGAGAAGCTGGTCCGCCCCGACACCGAATCTCCGCCTGCAAAGATACACGGACAATGAAGACAGTTCATCATCTGTTATCCCGATCAGGGAAGGCTGTTCAATGGCGTCAACAACCACGAAGTCATTGCCGAGCCCATGCATCTTTGTGAAGTGTATATCCATAATTATCTCAAAAAATCAGGTACCCTCTCACCCCTGACGAGATCCCTGTAAGATTCCCGCTCCCTTATGATGTAATGGTCTTCCCCGGCAACGAGGACCTCGGCAGCCCTCGGGCGACTGTTGTAATTTGAACCCATCGAAAAGCCATAGGCCCCGGCACTCATAACGGCAAGGAGTTCACCCTGCTTAACTGCCTGAATGCTCCTTCCCCTGGCAAGGAAATCCCCTGTTTCACAGATAGGGCCAACGATATCGGCATTAAAAACCCTCCTCCTGTTTTTCCTTACCGGGACGATATGATGGTATGAATCATAGAGGGTGGGTCTCATGAGGTCGTTCATCCCGGCATCTACAATAACGAACTCCCTGTCGGCGCCTTTCTTGAGATACAGAACCCTTGTAACAAGTATGCCCCCGTTTCCCACAATGGACCTGCCGGGCTCCATGATTATGGTTATATCCCGTCCCCTGAGCAGAGGAAGCAGCCTCCTTGCAAGGTCCTTCGGGTGGGGAGGCGACTCATCTGAATACCTTATCCCGAGGCCGCCGCCGATATCGAGACATTTGAGGTTTATATTCTCCTCCTTGAGTCTGTCCATAAGGATCATCACCCGCTTCAAGGCATCAACAAAGGGTGCAACCCTGGTGATCTGGGATCCAATATGCTTATGGACACCAAACACCTCGACATTAGGGAGACCGGCGGCAAGACGGTAAAACTCAAGGGCGTCCTCTATGGGTATACCGAATTTGTTCTTCTTTAGCCCGGTGGAAATATATGGATGCGTTTCCGGATCGACATCAGGGTTAATCCTGAGGGCGATACGGACCTTTTTGCCTTTCTGCCCCGAGATCTCGTCTATTCTGAGAAGTTCCTGTTCGGACTCGATATTGAACATGAGAATGCCCTTCTTCAGGGCATATTCTATCTCGTCATCCCTCTTCCCGACACCCGCATATACTATCCTCCCGGGGGGGATACCTGCACGGAGCGCCCTGTACAGCTCACCACCGGAGACTATATCAGCGCCCCCCCCGAGGTTCCCGAGGAGCCTCAGTATGGCCCCGTTCGAGTTTGCCTTTACAGCAAAACAGACAATGTGAGCCAACTCCTTGAAGGCTTCGTCGTAGGCCCTGAAGTGCCTCTCTATCGTTTTACGGCTGTAAATAAAAAGAGGGGTCCCGTACTCACCGGCGAGGTCCTCGACGGAGACATCCTCGGCAAAGAGTCTGTTGTTAACGTACCGGGAAAAATGCATAATCCTCCTTGAGAAACGAAATGTTATATTCTTACACATGAAAATATGATATGTCAAAGAAAATATGACTCTCCAGGCTCTTCTGTGGAAATCCACCCAGTTTCCCGGCATCTCTTGACAATATCAGCCCTGTAGGAGTAATGTTACTGTTGAGGTAAAAACAGAAATGCCAAAGATACCAAAAGGATTAACCGGTGAGGTAATAGAAGGAGTAGTTCTTTTTACAAGCGTGGTAAAGTGGTTCATAATCGCCTCAACCGTCGGCGTCATTGTAGGGGCTGCAACAGCAGGCTTCCTTAAGATACTTGAAATCTCAGAAAATTATGTCACGAAGTACAATCATTATTTCCTGATCCTTCCCCTTTCCATATTCCTGAGCAGCCTGATTATAAAATATCTTGCAGCGGATGCCGAAGGACACGGTACGGAAAAGGTCATAGAGGCAGTACACAAACGGTCGGGAAAGATCAACTTTCTGGTAATTCCGGTAAAGTTTGTTGCCACCGTGATAACCGTTGCAACGGGAGGCTCTGTAGGAAAGGAAGGACCTGCCGCCCAGATCGGGGGAGGGCTGGCCTCCGTCACTGCAGACATCCTGAGATTTGGAGATGCAGACAGGAAAAAACTGGTAATCTGCGGTATCAGCGCAGGTTTCTCAACCGTATTCGGCACACCAATAGCCGGGGCAATCTTCGGCGTTGAGGTCCTGTTCATAGGGAACCTCTTCTATGACGCCCTTTTCCCCTCTTTCGTGGCAGGTATGATCGGCTACCACGTTGCAACCGCCCTGGGGATCACGTATCTCTATCACCCCGTTGACTTTGTTCCCGTCTTCAGCGGCTCATTTATCGTGAAAGTGGCCATTACAGGCGTCATCCTCGGGTTCTGTGCATTCATCTTCATCGAGATGCTTGAATCCTTCAAGAGGATCAGTAACCGGATCAGGATATGGTCACCCGCCAAGGGGCTTATTGGTGGTGGAATTCTGATTATCCTTACCTTTATATTCACAACAAGGTTTCTTGGCCTGGGCCTTGTTACAATAAGGCAAACCATCGAGGGGGGAGCTATAAACTGGTATGACCCGTTCATGAAGATGGTGTTTACCTCCGTCACCCTCAATTTCGGGGGAAGCGGGGGAATAGTTACACCCATATTTTTTATTGGTTCGACGGCAGGAAGCCTCATTGCAGACATATTTGGTCTGGACAGGGCCACCTTTGCTGCAATCGGTCTTGTCGGACTCCTCTCAGGCGCAGCCAACACACCCATTGCCGCAAGTATAATGGCGGTCGAACTCTTTGGGTCAAAGATTGGACCCTATGCAGCACTTGTCTGTATCATCAGCTACCTGATTACAGGACACAGGAGTGTTTATCCGAGTCAGGTCCTTGTCAGAAGCAAGTCAAGTTCGGTCATTATCGAATCCGGCGGGGTAATTGAAGATATTACCGGGATCGAGATAAAGACCCGCTCGAAGACAATCTTTGGAGTACTGGTCAAGATAGCAGGCGCTATAAGACGCTGGGCCAACAGGTTATATAACTGGCTTTGGAAACGGTATAGGAAGATGTAATGATCAAAGGGGACCTCGATGATCGTATATACCCTCGGCACCGACAGGAGAGCGGAGGAGGATTTTGTGGAGATCCTGAACTATTACGGCATTGAGGCGGTAATAGATACCAGGAGGTTTCCAAGAAGCAAGTTCAGCACCTACAACAGGGAAAACCTTGAAACACTGCTTGACGGTTTAGCTGTAGAGTACCATTTCATGGGGGATTTACTCGGGGGATTCAGAAGGGGGGGATATGAGGAGTATACCGCAACCGGGGACTACAAAAGGGGAATCGTTCACCTTGAAGAGATCGCGGGAAGGAAGACCTCGGCTGTACTCTGCGCAGAGAAGCTCCCATGGAAGTGCCACAGGCGCTGGATAGCCCGAAGCCTCAAAGAAGGGGGCTGGAAAGTCATCCATATACTCGACAAGGGCAGGGTCTGGGCGCCGGAATAAAATTGCTCCCTGACTTAAATAAACTCTGTGTATAAACTACATGTATCTGTCATTCCCGCAAGCGAAGCACGTCGGGAATCCTTCTTATAGAGCGATTCCGGACAAGCCGGAATGACGGAAAAACGACAACTGTTCGACTTTATACACAGACTCTATTTAGAATCTGTGTATAAAGTCAGTCTCTCTATCTGTCATTCCGGTAGTTCTTAAGCCGGAATCTATTCTTTTCAATAAGTTCCGGATATCCCGAAAGCGTTCGGGACATGACAAAAATAAAAAAACGGCAACTTATATACAGACTCTAAATAAACTACCCTGCGGCAGAGACCGCAGGGCGTTATATTTATTACAAACCGACTGATGTAACCCGCCCCATTATTACCCCTTAAAGCCTTCACGGCAGTGGATCAGTAATGGAGGGGGGCATCGACCCTGTTTTTCTGTTTCACTTTAACAGTTGTGCTTCTGTTTTACGGATTAAAGACGATTTGCATTCTCACAGTCTTTATGGGATAATAACAGTTTATTTCAAACCGGGGGTAACATGCCGATTTTTGGAGAAATATTCCTCAGTGAAGTCCTCAAAAAACCCGTTCTGGATATCAAGGGAGAAGAACTGGGGGTATTGAAGGATTTCATCATAATCAAGGGAGAACCCCTTCCCGTTGTCAGCGCACTTATTGTGTCGAGGAAGAAGAGATTCTTCAGGATACCCTGGGCGACCATGAGCCTGTTTAACAAGCGGATAATGGCCTCCACCCTCTCACGCACGGATTTACAGGAATACACACTTTCAGACGACGAACTTCTGGCCGCCAGAGATATCCTCGATAAACAGATAGTCGATGCCACAGGGGCAAAGGTGGTGAGAGTGAATGATTTAAAACTCGAGGGATATGAAGGACGTGCAGTCCTCGTTGCCATCGATGCCGGGATGAGGGGAATCCTGCGCAGGCTGGGGATCGAGAAAAGGGGAGATGATTTACTGAAGCTCTTCAAGGTTGAACTCCCCTACAACCTGATAAGCTGGAACTATATACAGCCCCTTGCCCCCAAGCTCAAGACGATCTCCCTTACTATCCCGAGGCAGATGATGGCAGATCTCCATCCTGCCGATATCGCTGAGATAATAAGTTCCGTCTCGCGGGATGAGGGGACAAGCCTCTTTACCGACCTCGACCTTAAGACGGCTGCCGAAACCCTCTCCGAACTTGAGCCCGATATTCAGGCAAGCATCATTGAGGAGATGGATATGGAAAGGGCGTCTGATATTATTGAGGAGATGCCCCCTGACGAGGCCGCCGATATCCTCGGAGACCTGCCCGCAGAAAAGATGAAGGAGTTGCTTGAAAAAATAGACCGGGAGGATGCCGAGGATATTCAGGAACTCCTTGAACACGAGGAAGACACGGCAGGGGGACTGATGACCAATGACTTCATTGCTTATTCACAGGACACTGTTGTAGCTGACGCCATGATCAACTTCAAACGTGATGCCGCCGAGATAGAGGCGGTCTATTACCTGTATGTCGTTAAAGATGAGGACAGGCTCAGCGGGGTCCTCTCCCTCAAGGAACTCCTTCTTGCCGACCCGGGAGCAAGGCTCTCGGACATAATGGTCGGTAAGATCAAGACGGTTCACCCGGACGATGATGAGAGCATAGTTGCCGCGGCAATCTCAAAGTACAATCTCGTTGCCATACCGGTAGTGGACACGGACGGGATCCTTCTCGGGATAGTAACCGTTGATGATATCATAGACAGGATACTGCCCCCCAAGGCAAAACGAAAGCGGAAAAAAGTCTGAAGGCGTTTCAATAGGGTTGTTGATCCTCCCTCTTGAAAAACTTTGGCTCTTTCGTGTTTTAGTTGAAGAGAGGCTTAAAATTCAACTTAACATTAACCACAACGAATATTGTCATTCCGGCTTGTCCGGAATCTGTCTTTAGGAAGGATTCCCGACTCCCGAATGCGTTCGGGATTGCTGGAATGATAATTGGCTATTATTTATACACAGACTCTTATTAGACAAAGCAGTCCGGCATTTAGTGATTTATACGGGGATATTGCAGCAGAAACGATTCCGGACAAGCCGGAATGACAGGACAAGCCGGAATGACTGACTGATCAAGTGTTTTTAACTTTTTTTACAAATGAACCGAATTTCCCCAATATTGGAAAACCACATAGAATAAACACTTAAACCATGAAGAGATTCTTCAGAAATACAGCCATCTTTATATCCGTACTCGGACCCGGGATTATTACGGCCAATATCGACAACGATGCAAGCGGCATCACCACTTATTCCGTTGCCGGTGCAAGGTTCGGACTTGCTTTGCTCTGGACACTTATCCCGACCACCATCTCCCTTATAGTGGTGCAGGAGATGGTTGCCCGTATGGGGGTTGTTACCGGCAAGGGGTTATCCGACCTTATCAGGGAAAATTACGGGGTCAAGGCCACATTCTACATGATGTTCGGCCTCTTTCTTGCCAACCTCGGGACAACGGTTGCCAATCTGTCGGGCTGGGCAGCAAGTATGGAAATTCTCGGATTCAGCAAATACATTATGGTTCCTCTGGGTTCTGTTGCAATATGGCTTCTTGTAACAAGGGGGACTTACCGGCTGGTAGAGAGGTTGCTCCTGCTTGCATGTATAATGTACTTCGGCTATGTTGTTGCCGGGATCCTTGCACATCCGGATTGGTCAATGGTCTCAAAGCGTCTCCTGATACCTGACATAAAGGCCGACCCCGAGTATATCATGCTCACAATTGCAATTATCGGAACCACCATAACTCCCTGGATGCAGTTTTATCTCCAGTCCTCGATAGCAGAAAAGGGGATAAAAAAGGAAGACTACAAGGCCTC contains the following coding sequences:
- the dapA gene encoding 4-hydroxy-tetrahydrodipicolinate synthase, which gives rise to MFEGSMVAIVTPFKDGKIDEEAFSELIEWHIAEGTDAIVPCGTTGESATLEYDEHYRVIEIAIKTVNKRLPVIAGTGANSTDETITLTGRAKELGADGALLVAPYYNKPTQEGVYRHYRAVAESVDLPLVLYNVPGRTAINISPSTVARLAEIENIVAIKEASANMRQVSDIIRLCGERITVLSGDDFTIYPIMMLGGRGVISVSANVLPKALSELCAACNKGDFKRAREIHYMVEPLNAAMFIETNPIPVKTALSMMGKIREEFRLPLCEMAEGNRKKLKDVLESYNLI
- the dapF gene encoding diaminopimelate epimerase, yielding MDIHFTKMHGLGNDFVVVDAIEQPSLIGITDDELSSLSVYLCRRRFGVGADQLLMLFPSDVADFRMRIFNADGSEVEMCGNGIRCLAKYIWDRNLSDRNVLEIQTMAGIIKPGARDGLVRVDMGNPEFHPDRIPLYLEGLEDSKIAKEERVLDYPLDIEGELLKISCVSMGNPHCVIVVDDVQTFPVSYYGPMLENHQLFPNRTNVEFVEVINDGEIRMRVWERGAGETMACGTGASASAVITSVKGLTNRDVRVHLLGGDLLIEWAADGHVYMTGPAIAVFDGVIPYELDS
- the lysA gene encoding diaminopimelate decarboxylase, with amino-acid sequence MHFSRYVNNRLFAEDVSVEDLAGEYGTPLFIYSRKTIERHFRAYDEAFKELAHIVCFAVKANSNGAILRLLGNLGGGADIVSGGELYRALRAGIPPGRIVYAGVGKRDDEIEYALKKGILMFNIESEQELLRIDEISGQKGKKVRIALRINPDVDPETHPYISTGLKKNKFGIPIEDALEFYRLAAGLPNVEVFGVHKHIGSQITRVAPFVDALKRVMILMDRLKEENINLKCLDIGGGLGIRYSDESPPHPKDLARRLLPLLRGRDITIIMEPGRSIVGNGGILVTRVLYLKKGADREFVIVDAGMNDLMRPTLYDSYHHIVPVRKNRRRVFNADIVGPICETGDFLARGRSIQAVKQGELLAVMSAGAYGFSMGSNYNSRPRAAEVLVAGEDHYIIRERESYRDLVRGERVPDFLR
- the clcA_1 gene encoding H(+)/Cl(-) exchange transporter ClcA encodes the protein MPKIPKGLTGEVIEGVVLFTSVVKWFIIASTVGVIVGAATAGFLKILEISENYVTKYNHYFLILPLSIFLSSLIIKYLAADAEGHGTEKVIEAVHKRSGKINFLVIPVKFVATVITVATGGSVGKEGPAAQIGGGLASVTADILRFGDADRKKLVICGISAGFSTVFGTPIAGAIFGVEVLFIGNLFYDALFPSFVAGMIGYHVATALGITYLYHPVDFVPVFSGSFIVKVAITGVILGFCAFIFIEMLESFKRISNRIRIWSPAKGLIGGGILIILTFIFTTRFLGLGLVTIRQTIEGGAINWYDPFMKMVFTSVTLNFGGSGGIVTPIFFIGSTAGSLIADIFGLDRATFAAIGLVGLLSGAANTPIAASIMAVELFGSKIGPYAALVCIISYLITGHRSVYPSQVLVRSKSSSVIIESGGVIEDITGIEIKTRSKTIFGVLVKIAGAIRRWANRLYNWLWKRYRKM
- a CDS encoding magnesium transporter MgtE, which produces MPIFGEIFLSEVLKKPVLDIKGEELGVLKDFIIIKGEPLPVVSALIVSRKKRFFRIPWATMSLFNKRIMASTLSRTDLQEYTLSDDELLAARDILDKQIVDATGAKVVRVNDLKLEGYEGRAVLVAIDAGMRGILRRLGIEKRGDDLLKLFKVELPYNLISWNYIQPLAPKLKTISLTIPRQMMADLHPADIAEIISSVSRDEGTSLFTDLDLKTAAETLSELEPDIQASIIEEMDMERASDIIEEMPPDEAADILGDLPAEKMKELLEKIDREDAEDIQELLEHEEDTAGGLMTNDFIAYSQDTVVADAMINFKRDAAEIEAVYYLYVVKDEDRLSGVLSLKELLLADPGARLSDIMVGKIKTVHPDDDESIVAAAISKYNLVAIPVVDTDGILLGIVTVDDIIDRILPPKAKRKRKKV
- the mntH gene encoding divalent metal cation transporter MntH, producing the protein MKRFFRNTAIFISVLGPGIITANIDNDASGITTYSVAGARFGLALLWTLIPTTISLIVVQEMVARMGVVTGKGLSDLIRENYGVKATFYMMFGLFLANLGTTVANLSGWAASMEILGFSKYIMVPLGSVAIWLLVTRGTYRLVERLLLLACIMYFGYVVAGILAHPDWSMVSKRLLIPDIKADPEYIMLTIAIIGTTITPWMQFYLQSSIAEKGIKKEDYKASRLDVIIGCSITDIVSFFIIVTCATVLFPAGIRVNSASEAALALQPFAGNASSILFAVSLANASILGAIIVPLATAYYTCEAMGWEAGINKTFKEAPQFMWIYTSLIVISSLLVLIPGAPLVTLMVFSSVLNGLILPFVLVYALRISNNPKIMGSYTNSRFFNITAWATIIAIIVLTVLMLIFVFVL